The following DNA comes from Apis cerana isolate GH-2021 linkage group LG14, AcerK_1.0, whole genome shotgun sequence.
GGAATACGTCCTccttttattgtaatattataatcttctcTAAATATACGCCAATCTCTTTCTGTCATTTCATGAAGAGCTTTTTCAGACCAATGTCTATCATcccatttttgtttttcttcttttctttttacttttttcaatcgcattctaacaaataaatataaataagtaagaGTATAtactcataatatatattatgaaaaataagttcaaaaaagatatatacttCTCCTGTTCTTTTTCAGCTtctgttcttcttttttctaataattctccataaaatttactttggtCTCGTTTTTGTGCTTTAATATCTATTCCAGCAAGATTTCCTCTACCAAAAAATTGAACCTGATGTCTTTCCTTATAAATACTATTGTAATCAACAGATGTGTCTTCTGATGTATCCCaatcaaatacaaattttctatcatttaatCTTCTAACACgtcgttttttctttactaATCCTAAATAACGTTCTTTAATAGCTtctacttctttttctttatccttatctttaatttcatcCTCTCGTGTACGTTGACCATCTCTACGTCtgtattacaaaatatcttaaaaaatatatcttaaaaaatatcttaaattttaatgaattatttaataaattcaatttatatggataaatattatatacctaTCCCTATCATCCCATTCTCTATCTTTCCCAGCATTTTCACTATGAAAAGATTTACGTATATCCTCTTGTTGCTTTTTTATAGCTTCAACTTCTTCTTGACGTTTCTGTAATGCTAAAGCAGCACGTTCTtctttagttaaaaattttggttTAGCACGTGCTTCTTCTTCTGCTTTTTTCTTAgctaataattcttctaaacTTAGCGGTTCCTTTTTTGGAGGAGGCTTTGGCTTTTCCTcaatttcctcctcttctttctttgtttcaattttagtttcttttttattttcatcttctaAAACAAATATAGGACTCGGTTTacgttttttttcatcttttgatTTGTCTTTAAATTCTCGCCTTTCTCTTgatctatctctatctttttcgCGTGATCTATCTCTTTCCCGAGATCTTTCACGCGATCTTGAAcgttttctatctttttttcgatcttttGATCTACTTCTTGAACGTCTTCTATCTCGTCGTTCTCGATCTCTTTCACGTTCCCGATCACGTTCACGATCTCGTTCACGCGATCGActacgttttatattttttttatcatgagCCATTGAATTttctgtaaattaatttattcaattgtttataattaatataagaggTTATAgaatcgtaaattttaaaatatttgctatatattgtatatatatatatataatatatgtatatatttataaataacaaaataaatattatgtatcattatattaataattattttctataataacatttcttataaatattaatatgcaatatatgcataatattttgattaaacgtTGTCAAcagttatgtataaaatatatgatataagcCGAATAGAATTgttcaaattgttttaaaaaattacaaaatacaaataaatataacaatttcttcTTACTAGGATAGGATTTAATaacttcttttaataaatcaaaaaattgacACTAAATCACTCTTAACAATAGTTTACAATACAGAATTAAGATAGAATGATTATGGTTATCTTTTCAATGCAAGCGATAATTTTAgtttagttatttaataaggtaataatttttttaaattttaatttaatctaatataaattatttttgatataataaatataaaataataaaatgattattttattaatttattttactgattataatcatataatctatcttaaattatttaaaattataaaacattaaaaaaaaaataaatataaataaaatttttatcttttaaatttccaaaaatttctttttatgataataattatttatagtttatatattttaaattaggaattattaaagaaaatctatactctataataatatgataataatattaataaaattgtgaaatttataatatttataatattttcaataattttttcaacaaacttttaacaattttaatataaattaaagatttatttttaaataatttttatttttatataaaattatgaaaaatttattctacaataaaatttattgaatttttaccgCTCAATCGCAAATAAAATGCCTTGTAATCATTGGAGGGTAGCATGTAAAATTTGAACCAATAGAATCGAAGCATCGAATGAGCTACGGGGAGGCTCAATAAAGGGCGCTAGTGTCCGTCAAGTGTCACAGCCGTTGCCTGTCTCCTCAGTATTGTAACTTAAATCGGTGATTTAATTAGGAATAAcgtatttttttctagaatttgTGAAACATTAAGCAATAATGACCGACAAGAAAGGTAACTATACATCGTAATCGCGTAATACAACTAGCAATATGTGTTATACACGTTAAGAATATCTCGTGTTTTCAAGTCGAGAATACCACTTGTCACTCGTACGACggcgaatttttttatgttagcAATGCTATCCAACACCTGTGAAGAATGGTGCACGTTTAAATTCTATCAAAATTCGtatcattattacataaaCAAAGTCTAATCTTAATGCGATGAGAAAAATGTGAATTTCTGTTCAGTGACAGATAAATCAATACCGTATTGTGTGTGGGAAATACAAAATGGCTTCCAGAGTTCgtcttgaataattttcacggTGACTCTTTATTAAAAGTTGTATGctattcaaaatatcatatttttatacaattattactaatctcatattatatataactttattttatttttatatttaaccaattattgtatatgtttaagaaaatattttatatatacatatatatgaataatgataTACTTTACgtgtttaagaaaaatttatctagttataataatttatcattattgcgTTTTATCATGCATTATttctagaaagaaaaaaatttaaaattctattatatattgaatatcaaaataaaattattttttatatttgacagaaaatgtcaaattttctatcagaaatatatgttttaatattaaaactttgaaagtattagtaatattattgtgataaaaaaaaaattaatttttattttaaatgtgtttataaaactattttaatattaataaattataattgaattttctaatttataattgaattcataattttaattcatatcataggaaaaaaaaataaaaataagtaaagctaaaagtaatattatatatataataatgttgtaTAACAAAGTTCTGGAagccattatattttttatttcatactacttacaaatattaagattttataataatgaatttcctttaaatataattatattatttttctaattataatttatagttaaaattaaatgaaagagaaaatgaaaatgattaaaatttattatatcttaaaagatattttatttaaaaattatcaaatattaatttcaaattatatttttttttttacatctaaaatattttgtttttaatttatataagacaaaataaattctgaacgtttaaattattttttttataatttaaaaaatgtattaatatataaattatatataatatgttataaaaaagcTCTTTAATAACTCGTACGAGTGaggtatgtaatttaatattactactGACTTTCAAGTTTTTTACGTGCTGATGGAaacatttaattgatatacagCTTGGACCATGACTACATGATTTTATAGTAATCTATTATTGTACTTAATTAACAGCTCAGACACTTAAGTGATTATTCCTAATTCAGTCCGCTCTGTTCCTAAGGCATATGATTACAGAGCATAGCGTTTAAGGGATGTGTAAAAGTTTAGTCTGTAAGTAGATCAGTATACattgttaatgattataacgaaaaataacgagaaattGAGGATTACTGCTGCAAATCTGCGAGCATATTATCGTGACGGTATAGTCGCTAAAAAACCGAAGGATAGCGCCTACAGTTGTGGCTGTCAATATGTTTGCAGCGGACCATTACAAAGACGATTTGATCCCAGTCAGTAGGTGGAGCTTCGGAGACCGGCGTTCGCGCAGCCTAAGCCACGTATCTAACCTCACCTTACTCTATATATTACCTAACTCACTACGTGTTTATATACCAACATATATTacgtatacacacacatatacacatatatatatatattccaccaaatatatatatgaagataTAGATGCACCGTGCGCCTCCTGATTCAAAAAgtgaagaaaacgaaaaatctAACATCGAATTGCCCCTATCTTCCCACCTTCGATGTTTCAAGCGATCAAAATTAGTCCAACCTATTCCAATTCCTTTTAtcattaatcttattaatagaCCGTAATACCAAGAGATCGTGGAATGCCTGgttcaataaaaaatctgaaattataaaaagggtACATATCGTAAGAAAATTGAGGGAATGccacattaattaaattaattctcattAGACTAATGTCAGTTTCCTCATTTTTCCAGGCCTACGTTGGTTATTAATCCACGATCAGCAGGTATTAAAGGATCGAGAAAATCCGTTCCATGTGTTAAGAGATTGCTTGTTGAAAATCTGCCGATCTAAAGAAAACAGAAGTATAATATACGAGTATGCACGCTTGTATACAGTTGAACAACGATATGTACTTTCGACCGCGTAAAAGTTTAATCACAGGCTTTTCGAGCGAAGCTGTCATCTCGCGATATTAAAAACGAACATACTCGTAAACAGAGATCGCTTAGGATCATCAATGGTATTTGTAAGTCCTTTGTGAATGAGATTAAACGTGATCAGAAAGTTATACTTTTTGAATTGGAGACGTCGGCTGCTATATATCCAAATCAATATGAACGTAAGATATTGATATGGGTGTACAAATATTTCGTAATGAAATCGTGGTATTGGCTGATtgcttatttttctctttttccatttttttcttttttttcttttttttctttattttctttgtttcaatatatctCACTATATCTCATGTGACTTATTTATAAGAGAGAGTATTCAAATTTGTCgcaatatgaatgaaatttattctatttttttgtttttttgttttttttttttgatagataaaatagattaaaaaaattctcttaaaaataatttgtcacAAGATGGCATAGTGAGCTAACGGGGTGGACACGAATGCTGTATTTAAGCTCagcgtatttataatattcttactcAATAGAAACTTGGTAGCTCACTTTTAACAATAGTGCATGTTGCTTTGATTCGGGCTACAAgtttttcgttaaaaagaaataaataacagagataagtatgtatttattaaattattatataagtactgtttttattcttttaataatgatatatgaaataaatcaaaagtaaattgatgataaaattaaaacttgtgGTCAGTTGCACGTATTTGtagttaatatataagaaaaactaTACTTTCTTCAACATTAGCGCATTTgtttatttcgttaaattggaatcagataaaaaagaaaaatatatagcgtatataaattcttatatataacttatacataaatattattcttatacagCGACTTTAAaagcaaaaaggaaaaaataataaaattgatcaaattacaatgtaataaaaaaattgaagataaaaatgatataaaaatataaacatacttcattgattaaaaataaaaagcaaaacAATGAAGTGTGTTATGCAAATATCTTttggatatgtatatataaaaaaagaaatttcgaacgaaattatatttgttgcaTCCTTATCTACTTTGTGtgcaaatatacatatatacatagctttgatcatttttcatatatttgtattttagttTGCATGCTTGGAATGTATTGCTAGAAAGATGCGTGACGTGCGAGCTTCTTTATTGATTGATAACTTGATCGATTACTCATTATTTCTgatcattaaatgaaaaaaagaaatataaattttattatttaaattttgctatAGAAGTTGCTCGCTCGTCTTATTATAATGCATGTTCATATAACATgtagtaaattttttcataattctatcttttatgtttattcgttcgatgcctttttaactttataatgatcgatatatatattctgtttttcttaaagacataattttctttcaaaaataaatatttttttataagaaaatttaaaatcgttaaGAAGGAATTGAACAAATtgtttttgtcaattttttaattgttgtataattaaaaaatttcgtaaacgGTTTTTTAGGCACGATAAAGAGATGTTCCTATTCCTGTCGTGAACGAACCATCGAATTCATtaacatttttgaattattttttttccttttatggAAATTCTgggaaattattaagaaattgtttCAGTTGAATTGTTACTACAAGGTTATAGGAATCTCTCAAGCAATTGAATTGCATGTGCATGTTTGGCAGAATATATCATGTATACTGTTAATAGTGAGCTTAAATATGAGATAGTATTTAACGATATTCATCGAGAGTTGTCGTGAATATAAAAGTGCCTCTACCTTTTCAAACCCAGCGACCTAGAACAAGTTAGATAAAAAGtcgattgaatttatattgagattaaaaatcaaaaaatattaacaaatgtataaatgtttGTAACGTGACattatttctgtaataataatattgttattacaataaataaaataaaatattaaatattaaattactattaaatatagaaatgtgTTTTTAAacttagatatattattctgatattgtatattaatgaaGTTATGTCGAAATCTTATTCTACgttagtattaaaaataatataatttagcatataaattttttttaaaaattgctaaTTAATTACAAGATTATcttagtaaataattttttttttttttagattttttttctaaatatcatatgaataaaatttctttaaaataattcaatcattTAATGAAATCTTCGATCAGTCGCTGGGTTTTCCGAGGTACAAAAACTACTTCACCGAAGCATTTCGATGAATAAAAtcgtctttaaaaaaaaaaaaaaaagattgtaacgataaaaaaaaaaggaatgggCAAATTTAGCCCGATTTCTCGTGCAAACGGATAAAACACAAAAGACCATTTGATTCTGATAGCAATTAGGTTGAATATGCTTATTGGGATAAATTAGGTTTCGAAAGTAATAACACAGAGCAAGATGAGAGGGAATGCGTGCGTGTACGAGAGAAAGGCGGGTCGAATAAAGAGCAGAAAGAAAGGGGATGAATAGTGGGAGAGATAGAAAGAGGGAAAAGTGAAAGAAAGGAATTAGGTgaacataaagaaaaataaaacacacTGTTCAAGTTACCCAGTAAACTCGTACtagcatattaatattataatcaattgttATTGGATTCGATGATTGTTTGCACCGTGGCACTGacacataaatttattattcgattgaaAGCTGATCTGATTAATGGATATACAAGCCTccttctttataatttaaaaaatttatataagaagatGGTTTGCTTCTACTTAGACGGAATATGAATAAAACGTTATCGTCCTACACATAAATCGagataaagtataatataacataatttgagCGGAGTGCTCGTTTCCATGCGTTGGACCAGTGTTCAATTATCATGGACAATTTGGTGTGGGCTGACGTCTATGTTAGAGTACAACATGTCCATCCACTGTCACTGGACTTGAGCTATTTATCATACGCGTAATAGATCTATATTGATGTGaggatttacaaaaattaacaagAGGTTGAttcgaatgataaaaatataattactatgTGAAATGAAACAGATGcccatttttacttattttattatataaaagaaaaagaataaaatgtatcTTTACATACGTTTTGCGTATTTTAAATGGCAATAGAACAGGGCATAATTTAGtctttacttaaaaaaagaaaaaaaatatgaaattgggCGTTCTCGTGTTTGCTTACGAGAATGAGAGTTGAACGTGGCCGATGACGAAAGACTGCTCGTGGCAAAATTTACGCGAATAGCGcccaattaataatatatattacgcaattataaaaaatttttaatcatgttTGATCTTTATTTATGGATATTTGCAGAAATTTGTGGTTTGCTGAATCTTGTCACAACTTTTTGAATGTGTGGAActtgatatacatatacatatatatatatagatatatatatgtaatatatatatatatatgtaatatatatatatatatatgtatatatatatatatatatacatattatgaacatatatatatatgtataccttTTTTCATCGTACCACTGTACTCATTGTATAAATTACACATTCACCGCCCGAAAACAATGACGATTTGTTagttaatttgaatgaaaattaaatttaattggattATTTATACGGTTactaaaaagaacaaaaagaattgTGTCTCacttaatcgaattttaattactggGCTTGTTTTTTAACATCACTTTTTAAAACAATCCATTTACCCTTCTTATTCCTGGCTTTATTTTAGCTCTGTTTTttgtcatttattttctttttcaattaagtCGAACCTGAATGTTTCATAGCTGTattcatatacacatatacatatatatatatatatatgcttgaGTATCCTTTGaattctgttatttttattttattattttgtaacattCTTTGATcgacaaaatgaaaattaagaaaaactagaagtaaaatttcgatgatactttttttttctctttttttttaatttttttatttttatttttttttaagaaatacaaaatactaAAAGATAGCATTCTTCTGACATTTATTgcatctaatatttaatgtcaGTTCATGAATATTCAAGGGTTCGACTATTTAGACGAATGTATTTGGCTTTTACCTTGATTGCGTAACGCTATTTGCTTTGAGATCGGTTTCGTATATCTTAGTTTAGAAGTAAAGGTAGGTCGATTAACGCGAGTTTTCATTTGAGAATAGTTTCTCATTTTATtgttatccttttttttcgttttttttaattcttgacTGACTGCCTGACGATTCTTTTGACTGTCGAACATTACGTATCACCCGTAGTGGCTGTATTGTTAGatttgtttgtaaaatttttctgtgtATTATGTTCTAAGAAGGTGAAAAGAATTCGAGGAAGCTCttctgcatattttttttattattttttttttccaacgcgATTCTTtgtctgtttaaaaaaaaaaaaagaaataaacagaaaaaaaacattactcgagactttttaattttacttatactAGTGACAAGATGTACCACAGATTGCTCCATGTCAGATTccaaacatatacatatatatatatacatatatgtatatacatatatatacgtgctgttgtttatttattcacaattAAGGTACCAGAAGTATAGTTCGCTAAGCTATTCTCAAGTGTCTCGCTTTCAACTACGTTTCTTTTGAGAAtcctcgaaaataaaattcttaaattatacaagCCTGTTAAATGTCAGCAATTGTTCgagatatgatataaaaatgtcgaTGGGATATGGATTTTCGAAAGAGTCGTAAATGTTTTTACTACGAAGCCTGTCTTGTACCACTGAAGTTTACGCAGATATGCATTATtagttctttcttttctcttaacACGTATTGATTGCAACTTTTCTTTCCActtgtatgaatatataagattttgaaCTGCTGTAAACTCTAAAGGTAACAAGAAGGCAACGATACCGTTTTTTCGGTTATTTCTTTTCACCATTATTTAGTGACTAACATTGTTTGAGCTTTGAATAGTACCTTGATAAAAACGGTGTATGTCATGTGTAAGATATACTTGGGTGTGGGAGTACCACTTTTGGAATCAAGACATATTCGACGCGCAttcatacaaattaaatttatttaaattgagggaacaatagaaaatattcatcatattattaataatatatatatatatatatatatattatatgatcaGCGTCAAAAATGTCTCGATGATGAGGATGTGAGTTAACACGATCAGCAGGAAATGGAAAAGGAACTTTATAAAATgcataatatgttaaaattgagAACGAATGAATAGTTCCAATATTGCCTGTTGTTCGATAATTCATGTTGTCTCTTATCCTTCCTAGCAGTGGTACCACGTACCGTTGGCTTAGATCAAACCTACGGCCAACAAACTGAACGGACTTGCATTTTCCATTGCATGTGTTACAGCATACCCGGTGACACCTCATCCACCAACAGGTTTTGTCCCTGCGCCGGCACAGCCTGCTACTTACGGTAGTACACGTAAGAGAGAATCATCTGTTTATTGTATTGCGTCAATTCCTTCAGATTCCAATGAATCGATTATATACGAATTTTGTAATAGTTGCAGGTGCCGCACCGTATGGAGTATTTCCTAATCAACCACAACTATATGCCGCGCAAGGCCCACCACCGCCAACGTATGATCAAACTCTTACCCATCCAatggtaaatattttgttgtaatAATTGTTTGTTACAATTTATGAAAGACACGTAGAAATATTCGttagaaatattcttaaaaatctcTAATTAATCTGTATGTAGATGTATCAACCAATGTATGGTCAAGGATATCCAGGATACTTAGCAGGTTATCCTGCATATGGTCCATTGCAATATTATCCACCATTAGCTGCAGCTGCTGCATATTATCCCGCAGCGGCAATGCAACCCCCAGTTAGGCCTCCTACACTCGTAATGCCTGTaagttgttattaaatttatatttttgttgtaatatttaatgagaatattaatttgttgcaTTCTTCTAAAGAATGGGTTCGATGCTACTAATCGATTCGATAGTATTTCACAACCTGTCTTGCCACCACCCCCAACAGTTCCAAATGCCGCCCAATTAGCTGCAATGGCAAGTCATAGCGTGGCTATATCGCAAAAGAAGAACTTTCTAGGAGGAGGAACAGAAGGCGGTTACACCTTTTGGTAAACCATTAAACCTTTTGTGAAACACTAAGTCTAACAAAGGCATTGTTGTCGAGATGATCCATGTAGGCAAATCTGATTTATGTTAGAATTCTACTATTTTCACATTGGAAGCAGCTATTAAATTAGTATATCTTATGCGCGGATCGATTGCAAAAGTGGCACTTATTGATTCGCAAAATTCTAAAATGcttagtatattttttgttattttgttagTTTGtcacaaattaaatatgtgaCATAGTTATCAGTGCACAATgcaattttcagattttagCAATCGGTCAACGCATCGAACATATtatgagatttaaaaaaaacattaagaaAGGAAGACTCGTGCGATgcttatgttaatattatattcgactatattcaattaattcaaaaaaaaaaaaaaaaaacagaattacatcttgtaaattgaaaatgcgTGACAGTTGTAGGTCTTTGATAACATGTTGTTTCATGATGGTAACGATCAAATGATAAATCAATCTCTTTGAAGCGTAtttgaagtaaaatttaagataattagttaaaaagcaatacatttaatataattttatataatttttcataatcacACAAATTAAGTTCAAAGTAATTTCATAACATCAcgcaatatatttgaatattatgaatgctatacaattttttttcaaaaaacgattaattttgtttatacagTATATCGACTTTTtcaagtatatattttgatcgatttttctGAAATCAACGACTTTTCAAAACGCACgagatattccattttttttttttttttttttttaaataaaaggaatattgGACGCGAGCGAGAGTAGGGAACACGGTGTTGTTcttctttttagaattaacGAGTGAATACGTGCACCAGTGGATGCGAGTTGTCTCATTCGCCTACAGGGATCGATATTCAAAGTGTGTTCTAAGCCTTTTTTAAGCGCGACTTGGTTTTCTGCAAGACAGACCGAAGAACAAAGGGGCTACTCgtgttatttttgttacttTCTACatgactatatatttttttcgatatttttttcctttggaGTCTTTAATGCtccaacatttaaaaaatcatcttgAGTAGCCCTAacgtttagaaaaagaaaaaggaaaaaaaaaatatgtacgtgATAGGAGCCCGAGGAATGCGTGAGAGTCATTCATAGTTATGAGGCTAATTGTTGCGCTTTGTACTTCGAATTTAGCAAACAACTAGTAGtagaaaacttttattattcttttttgataaaaattttagtgaaGGTAGTgataaaaactttgaaaaggTTTTAACATTGTTAGAATCAACATAATTTTGACGTGTTTTGCGATTAAAAGTATAAGTGATGAT
Coding sequences within:
- the LOC108000970 gene encoding DAZ-associated protein 2 isoform X1 produces the protein MCKSLVSYPVTPHPPTGFVPAPAQPATYGSTLAGAAPYGVFPNQPQLYAAQGPPPPTYDQTLTHPMMYQPMYGQGYPGYLAGYPAYGPLQYYPPLAAAAAYYPAAAMQPPVRPPTLVMPNGFDATNRFDSISQPVLPPPPTVPNAAQLAAMASHSVAISQKKNFLGGGTEGGYTFW
- the LOC108000970 gene encoding DAZ-associated protein 2 isoform X4: MTDKKAYPVTPHPPTGFVPAPAQPATYGSTLAGAAPYGVFPNQPQLYAAQGPPPPTYDQTLTHPMMYQPMYGQGYPGYLAGYPAYGPLQYYPPLAAAAAYYPAAAMQPPVRPPTLVMPNGFDATNRFDSISQPVLPPPPTVPNAAQLAAMASHSVAISQKKNFLGGGTEGGYTF
- the LOC108000970 gene encoding DAZ-associated protein 2 isoform X3; this translates as MCKSLVSYPVTPHPPTGFVPAPAQPATYGSTLAGAAPYGVFPNQPQLYAAQGPPPPTYDQTLTHPMMYQPMYGQGYPGYLAGYPAYGPLQYYPPLAAAAAYYPAAAMQPPVRPPTLVMPNGFDATNRFDSISQPVLPPPPTVPNAAQLAAMASHSVAISQKKNFLGGGTEGGYTF
- the LOC108000970 gene encoding DAZ-associated protein 2 isoform X5 produces the protein MCKSLVSYPVTPHPPTGFVPAPAQPATYGSTRAAPYGVFPNQPQLYAAQGPPPPTYDQTLTHPMMYQPMYGQGYPGYLAGYPAYGPLQYYPPLAAAAAYYPAAAMQPPVRPPTLVMPNGFDATNRFDSISQPVLPPPPTVPNAAQLAAMASHSVAISQKKNFLGGGTEGGYTFW
- the LOC108000970 gene encoding DAZ-associated protein 2 isoform X6; this encodes MTDKKAYPVTPHPPTGFVPAPAQPATYGSTRAAPYGVFPNQPQLYAAQGPPPPTYDQTLTHPMMYQPMYGQGYPGYLAGYPAYGPLQYYPPLAAAAAYYPAAAMQPPVRPPTLVMPNGFDATNRFDSISQPVLPPPPTVPNAAQLAAMASHSVAISQKKNFLGGGTEGGYTFW
- the LOC108000970 gene encoding DAZ-associated protein 2 isoform X2 — its product is MTDKKAYPVTPHPPTGFVPAPAQPATYGSTLAGAAPYGVFPNQPQLYAAQGPPPPTYDQTLTHPMMYQPMYGQGYPGYLAGYPAYGPLQYYPPLAAAAAYYPAAAMQPPVRPPTLVMPNGFDATNRFDSISQPVLPPPPTVPNAAQLAAMASHSVAISQKKNFLGGGTEGGYTFW